One region of Deltaproteobacteria bacterium genomic DNA includes:
- a CDS encoding RNA polymerase-binding protein DksA, with protein MARDPERTGRDSIDQCVEEELYSTELRLHDREKKLLAKIDEALARLERGEIDECEDCGDSIGFKRLLARPVTTLCVACKEDREEGEVRAGPLADDLAGNQ; from the coding sequence ATGGCCCGCGACCCCGAGCGCACAGGCCGCGATTCGATCGATCAGTGCGTCGAGGAAGAACTCTACTCGACCGAGCTGCGCCTTCACGACCGCGAAAAGAAGCTGCTCGCGAAGATCGATGAAGCGCTCGCCCGACTCGAGCGGGGCGAGATCGACGAGTGCGAGGACTGCGGAGATTCCATCGGCTTCAAACGGCTGCTCGCGAGACCGGTGACGACGTTGTGCGTCGCCTGCAAAGAAGACCGGGAAGAGGGCGAGGTCCGCGCCGGTCCGCTCGCCGACGATCTCGCGGGCAATCAGTGA
- the clpX gene encoding ATP-dependent Clp protease ATP-binding subunit ClpX, which yields MEEFHCSFCGKQRREVRKLISGPRVFICDECVKLCNDILAKEEAAERPSYPPPKEIVEELDKYVVGQHAAKRALAVAVYNHYKRIGLRGKATDVEVQKGNILLIGPTGCGKTLLAQTLAKKLDVPFAIADATTLTEAGYVGEDVESVIKALFRAAGGDVEKCARGILCIDEIDKIARKGGSPSPTRDVSGEGVQQALLKILEGKTATITPDGARNRPQQELIQIDTTDILFICTGAFNGIEDIVRRRVGERGLGFGAQIGTPEDDKDALRAAARTEDLIKYGMIPEFMGRLPIIVSCDALDVDALTEVLWRPKNALARQYQRLFELENVKLTFTEDALRALAEEAHRRKSGARGLRAILEEVMLDVMYEIPSMTGVRECVVTRAVVENRERPELVHESKAAG from the coding sequence ATGGAAGAGTTCCACTGTTCCTTCTGCGGCAAGCAGCGCCGCGAAGTCCGGAAGCTCATCAGCGGGCCGCGCGTTTTCATCTGCGACGAGTGCGTCAAGCTGTGCAACGACATCCTCGCGAAAGAGGAGGCCGCCGAGCGTCCGTCGTACCCGCCGCCGAAGGAGATCGTAGAGGAACTCGACAAGTACGTCGTCGGCCAGCACGCCGCCAAGCGGGCGCTCGCGGTGGCCGTCTACAACCACTACAAGCGCATCGGCCTGCGCGGCAAAGCGACCGACGTCGAGGTACAGAAAGGCAACATCCTGCTGATCGGCCCGACCGGCTGCGGCAAGACGTTGCTCGCGCAGACGCTCGCCAAGAAGCTCGACGTGCCGTTCGCGATCGCCGACGCGACCACCCTCACCGAGGCCGGCTACGTCGGCGAGGACGTCGAGAGCGTCATCAAGGCGCTGTTCCGCGCCGCGGGCGGCGACGTCGAAAAGTGCGCCCGCGGGATCCTGTGCATCGACGAGATCGACAAGATCGCCCGCAAGGGCGGCTCGCCATCGCCGACGCGGGACGTGTCGGGCGAAGGGGTGCAGCAGGCCCTGCTCAAGATCCTCGAGGGCAAGACCGCCACGATCACGCCGGACGGCGCGCGCAACCGGCCGCAGCAGGAGTTGATCCAGATCGACACGACCGACATCCTGTTCATCTGCACCGGCGCGTTCAACGGCATCGAGGACATCGTGCGCCGCCGCGTCGGCGAGCGCGGCCTCGGCTTCGGCGCACAGATCGGCACGCCCGAGGACGACAAGGACGCGCTGCGCGCCGCGGCCCGCACCGAGGATCTGATCAAGTACGGGATGATCCCGGAGTTCATGGGCCGGCTGCCGATCATCGTGTCGTGCGACGCGCTCGACGTGGACGCGCTCACCGAGGTGTTGTGGCGCCCCAAGAACGCGCTCGCGCGCCAGTACCAGCGCCTGTTCGAACTCGAAAACGTCAAGCTCACGTTCACCGAGGACGCGCTGCGCGCGCTGGCGGAAGAGGCCCACCGGCGCAAGTCCGGCGCCCGCGGTTTGCGCGCGATCCTGGAAGAAGTCATGCTCGACGTGATGTACGAGATCCCGTCGATGACCGGCGTGCGCGAGTGCGTCGTGACCCGCGCGGTGGTGGAAAACCGCGAGCGCCCCGAGCTGGTGCACGAGAGCAAGGCCGCCGGCTGA
- a CDS encoding serine/threonine protein kinase has translation MKDRYSITERLDQGGMAEVFRGVAESIHGFKKNVAIKRILPSLTKNDKFVAMFLDEAKLSLHLQHANIVQVFDIGIADGSYFLVMEYIDGCNLKHLLERLKQRGKRIAPAHAIYIMIETCKALNYAHHAEGPDGNPLHIVHRDISPPNILLSKNGEVKVVDFGLAKANTQIESTDPGVVKGKFSYLSPEAASGLEVDRRADIFAVGILLWEMFTGRRLFYGDTDYQTVELVRQARVPSIGALNPEIDAELEAIVRKALARDPDQRYQEAADLGDALAQYLFSRRMKVTARDIAALVRDVQAEQQRKRSLAPKHESLIDALIMEEMDKLTSLLEDDDPVADRAQAAPLDPASFVDTSAWASELGLDESGAVDAPPAVIHSAPPRRATPAADAPDPADNEIESLQQMLEPDRTGVHHFDGPGRGVWIALVIAVLLAGGIGAALFLFKDRIF, from the coding sequence ATGAAAGATCGCTATTCCATCACCGAGCGCCTCGATCAGGGCGGGATGGCAGAGGTCTTCCGCGGCGTGGCGGAGTCTATCCACGGCTTCAAGAAGAACGTCGCCATCAAACGGATCCTGCCGAGCCTCACCAAGAACGACAAGTTCGTCGCGATGTTCTTGGACGAGGCGAAGCTGTCGCTACACCTGCAGCACGCCAACATCGTGCAGGTGTTCGACATCGGCATCGCCGACGGGTCGTACTTCCTGGTGATGGAGTACATCGACGGGTGCAACCTCAAGCACCTGCTCGAGCGCCTCAAGCAGCGCGGCAAACGCATCGCCCCCGCGCACGCGATCTACATCATGATCGAGACGTGCAAGGCGCTCAACTACGCCCACCACGCCGAGGGTCCCGACGGCAACCCCCTGCACATCGTCCACCGCGACATCTCGCCGCCGAACATCTTGCTGTCGAAAAACGGCGAAGTGAAAGTCGTCGACTTCGGTCTCGCGAAGGCGAACACGCAGATCGAATCGACCGACCCCGGCGTCGTCAAGGGCAAGTTCTCGTACCTGTCGCCAGAGGCCGCCAGCGGCCTGGAGGTCGATCGGCGTGCGGACATCTTCGCGGTCGGCATCCTGCTGTGGGAGATGTTCACCGGCCGCCGGCTGTTTTACGGCGACACCGACTATCAGACGGTCGAACTCGTGCGGCAGGCGCGCGTGCCGTCGATCGGTGCGCTCAACCCGGAGATCGACGCCGAACTCGAGGCGATCGTGCGCAAAGCGCTCGCGCGCGATCCCGACCAGCGCTACCAGGAAGCGGCCGACCTCGGCGACGCGCTCGCCCAGTATCTGTTCAGCCGCCGCATGAAGGTCACCGCGCGCGACATCGCCGCGCTGGTGCGCGACGTGCAGGCCGAGCAACAGCGCAAGCGCAGCCTCGCGCCCAAGCACGAGTCGCTGATCGACGCGCTGATCATGGAGGAGATGGACAAGCTCACGTCGCTCCTCGAAGACGACGACCCGGTCGCGGATCGCGCCCAGGCCGCGCCGCTGGACCCGGCGTCGTTCGTCGACACGTCGGCGTGGGCATCCGAGTTGGGCCTGGACGAGTCGGGGGCCGTCGACGCGCCGCCGGCGGTGATCCATTCGGCGCCGCCTCGCCGTGCGACCCCGGCTGCGGATGCACCGGATCCCGCCGACAACGAGATCGAGTCGCTCCAGCAGATGCTCGAGCCGGACCGCACCGGCGTCCACCATTTCGACGGGCCGGGCCGCGGAGTCTGGATCGCGCTCGTCATCGCCGTGCTGTTGGCCGGCGGCATCGGCGCGGCGCTGTTCCTGTTCAAGGACCGGATTTTCTGA
- a CDS encoding DNA-binding response regulator, with protein sequence MRNPESIAGILVDLGCRVTAGRFDLGELDDEELYARPPNIVVVDAGDEIPRASRCLRRLGDHEVLGDVPVLLALTVPRLPSLDFSLGFDDFVLEPIVPAELYARLRQLDWRSAAFGSDEVLKVGDLVIDVAGYEAHYRGRRLDFTHQEFELLRFLAQHRGRVFTRDQLLQRVWGYQYGGGTRTVDIHVRRVRAKLGPVAGGLIETVRNVGYKMRAAGRASADEQAGDLEEQD encoded by the coding sequence ATCCGCAACCCCGAGTCGATCGCGGGAATCCTGGTGGACCTCGGGTGCCGCGTGACCGCCGGTCGATTCGACCTCGGCGAACTGGACGACGAGGAGTTGTACGCGCGGCCACCGAACATCGTCGTCGTCGACGCCGGCGATGAGATCCCGCGCGCGAGCCGCTGCCTGCGTCGACTCGGCGACCACGAGGTCCTCGGCGACGTGCCGGTGTTGCTCGCGCTCACCGTGCCGCGGCTGCCGTCGCTCGATTTCTCGCTCGGGTTCGACGATTTCGTGCTGGAGCCAATCGTCCCGGCCGAGCTGTACGCGCGCCTGCGCCAGCTCGACTGGCGGAGCGCGGCTTTCGGATCCGACGAGGTGCTCAAGGTCGGCGACCTGGTCATCGACGTGGCGGGATACGAGGCGCACTACCGCGGGCGCCGGCTCGACTTCACCCACCAGGAGTTCGAGCTGCTGCGATTTCTCGCGCAGCATCGCGGCCGCGTGTTCACGCGCGACCAGCTGTTGCAGCGCGTGTGGGGCTACCAGTACGGCGGCGGTACGCGCACCGTCGACATCCACGTGCGGCGCGTCCGCGCCAAGCTCGGACCGGTGGCCGGCGGTCTGATCGAGACGGTTCGCAACGTCGGCTACAAGATGCGCGCGGCAGGCCGCGCGTCAGCCGACGAACAGGCGGGCGATCTCGAAGAACAGGACTAG